Proteins found in one Plasmodium gaboni strain SY75 chromosome 13, whole genome shotgun sequence genomic segment:
- a CDS encoding hypothetical protein (conserved Plasmodium protein, unknown function), which yields MIAHIYKLIFTLFYFLLCIFILFHCLNRFMITFNVNVEGIKLSSRMKTGNILKGCFPINQSLNKHYVLKLFIKNDGEIYKYIVGNKEKRKMIKNNKGGRVSIRRYGKDSRNPHLAYEYINKIIENKKYEITKLLEENCDENNPLQIRMKYLQHTMNNKLSECLKRYNSDEKHRLSFIADMKRKIFSSIEKEKNEKNEKNSKSNNNIKEGLYNYMDVGYDNFENEKYRYEDILKNKKKLDDIDIMNDKEEKKKKIKNNYIYQHDFLNLSNPGNVSLLLHEIGFDVLIVNIDELSTQGNINDLKDIVKYTRTLPRNKRPAVVVDDIIIHPIQIALAVENQADGVILNLSYLKNDMEEMLQYCVNVGTQAIVEVHDYNDIYFATQCGAYIIMINEYDFYNNIYEYNHAIKAINYTIPEIITIAKVNTNDINYIEKLGSLGYDSICLEKKLIHDDLQQFVTTCKAWSAPHKTLLYLNRNNYLKEFLTYDKSGQTNQNHKDITENLKNLYDDKNISNNYSHNLLKNYEKEHIDGEDTANDENVNENINGNINGNINGNINGNINKNINKNINKNINGNINENINENINENINKNINGNINKNINKDDFKRNHMLNTDNNIKYNIEGNHNDMEEEKKKKSFENKMVNNKDYKDINANKKEQILSKEEKQIVQNFKNEKKRELMLLSQMKEIIKEVDDQCKNYDTNTDEENQKKEQKLESLLENFTKLDKNFLKGFFSDEEINNIENTMKNAVEQKNKIQSGEINIDDKNLTGYPMGPLQNSYMNNLDIYNLTKEYFGETQNNNEHIENKFDSDQNNLFDESSEDSSRGLDAN from the coding sequence atgattgcacatatatataaattaatttttacgttattttattttttattgtgtatttttattttgttccATTGTTTGAATAGATTCATGATAACTTTTAATGTCAATGTCGAAGGAATAAAATTAAGCAGTCGGATGAAAACaggaaatatattaaaggGATGTTTTCCAATAAATCAAAGTTTAAATAAACATTATGTGttaaaattattcattaaaaatgatggggagatatataagtatatagTAGGgaataaagaaaaaagaaaaatgataaaaaataataaaggaGGTAGGGTTAGTATAAGAAGGTATGGTAAAGATTCTCGTAATCCTCATTTGgcatatgaatatataaataagattattgaaaataaaaaatatgaaattaCAAAATTGTTAGAAGAAAATTGTGATGAAAATAATCCATTACAAATAAGaatgaaatatttacaacatactatgaataataaattatcagaatgtttaaaaagatataatagTGATGAGAAGCATAGATTATCATTCATTGCTGATATGAAGAGGAAGATTTTTTCTAGCattgaaaaagaaaagaatgAGAAAAATGAGAAGAATTcaaaaagtaataataatataaaagaagGATTATATAACTATATGGATGTAGGATATGATAATTTTGAAAATGAGAAATATAGATATGAAGACATattaaagaataaaaaaaaattagatgatattgatataatgaatgataaagaagaaaaaaaaaagaaaataaaaaataattatatatatcaacatgattttttaaatctAAGTAACCCAGGTAATGTTagtttattattacatgAAATAGGATTTGATGTATTAATAGTTAATATTGATGAATTATCAACTCaaggaaatataaatgatttaAAGGATATAGTAAAATATACAAGAACATTACCAAGAAATAAAAGACCAGCAGTTGTTGTTGAtgatataattattcatCCAATACAAATAGCTTTAGCTGTAGAAAATCAAGCAGATGGtgtaatattaaatttatcatatttaaaaaatgatatgGAAGAAATGTTACAATATTGTGTTAATGTTGGTACTCAAGCCATTGTCGAAGTACATgattataatgatatatattttgcTACACAATGTGGAGcttatataattatgatcaatgaatatgatttttataataatatatatgaatataatcATGCTATTAAAGCTATTAATTATACTATTCCTGAAATTATTACAATTGCTAAAGTTAATACtaatgatataaattatatagaaaaattaGGAAGCTTGGGATATGATAGTATATgtttagaaaaaaaattaattcaTGATGACCTCCAACAATTTGTTACAACATGTAAAGCATGGAGTGCTCCTCATAAAACCTTACTATATCTtaatagaaataattatCTTAAAGAATTTCTAACATATGATAAATCTGGACAAACAAATCAAAACCATAAAGATATTACAGAAAATTTAAAGAACTTATATGAcgataaaaatatttcaaataattattcGCACAATCTTTTGAAGAACTATGAAAAGGAACACATCGACGGGGAGGATACAGcaaatgatgaaaatgttaatgaaaatattaatggaaatattaatggaaatattaatggaaatattaatggaaatattaataaaaatattaataaaaatattaataaaaatattaatggaaatattaatgaaaatattaatgaaaatattaatgaaaatattaataaaaatattaatggaaatattaataaaaatattaataagGACGATTTTAAAAGAAACCATATGTTAAATACAGATAAcaacataaaatataatattgaagGAAATCATAATGACATggaagaagaaaaaaaaaaaaaaagttttGAAAACAAAATGGTTAACAATAAAGATTATAAAGACATTAATgcaaataaaaaagaacaGATATTAAGCAAAgaagaaaaacaaatagtacaaaattttaaaaatgaaaaaaaaagagaacTTATGCTCTTAAGTCAAATGaaagaaattattaaagAGGTTGATGATCAAtgtaaaaattatgatacAAATACTGATGAAGAAAATCAAAAGAAAGAACAAAAATTAGAATCATTGTTAGAAAATTTTACGAAATTagataaaaattttttaaaaggATTCTTCTCagatgaagaaataaataatatagaaaatacAATGAAAAATGCAGttgaacaaaaaaataaaatacaaagtggagaaattaatattgatgataaaaatttaacAGGATACCCTATGGGTCCATTACAAAATAgttatatgaataatttggatatatataacttaACAAAAGAATATTTTGGTGAGacacaaaataataatgaacatattgaaaataaattcGATAGTGATCAAAACAATTTATTCGATGAATCATCTGAGGATTCATCCAGAGGTCTGGACGCAAATTAA
- a CDS encoding putative nuclear fusion protein, with amino-acid sequence MFHLLFLLILFIIHFTVSRGSKYRYENNSELLIERIKRGKDALDDILKAKMKAEEEYQKNKKRINKPNRNYDKNKKDDDDDNNNNIYVEEIKCYEYVLEQLNNLNVYNCNEINENNKSLLALAKTKCLFVKSIRSFPDENLGCILNPKKLNKLQLYLYNNNLFNEFNNENFSRTLNLNELRKIENIINPCYYENEQVDGNNINKLNDISNIKEIERNNYEYINYAYNNNIDNLDERNYMSEQNNYLKKKLCENLKYKIVTNCTSNKNMSDTAFQIYHSELNHIDDICFYIQSNEWNKRTEENINRLAQTSLYISKQMTTNLENMKLIENAQIKQIENTNKFDNFLKGLKNDFSEIIQILLKIKYHHESITKFLKAFKMIVMYLLIIILVLFITSRSYAYGSRKKIISCVFFCYLTELLFKKLIVLFKRYILLHINDNLISYSIKGIRYTFVIIAIKVFISSIISYKEPAKVIEEELKVIKKIVEKNSQQYQNKIKKIENGNNNILYNDIDQKTISIINLWSCFNDNMDSLYDDDDDFNLSNYNSDDQSSSSQTSLASEKFTINEMDEYNDDPIGMRIKTLHRKNRPIFFHYMPSPTNIKAYTENPISFTNMIEYNHNEIMRAKENRINDELIINDHKSYETIILENDDQNETPNIYDINKDEEKLNKYYSLDSF; translated from the exons ATGTTCCACTTACTTTTTTTGctcattttatttataatacattttaCAGTGTCTAGAGGATCTAAATATAGATATGAAAACAATTCTGAATTATTAATCGAAAGAATAAAAAGAGGAAAGGACGCATTGGATGATATTCTGAAAGCAAAGATGAAAGCAGAAGAAGAATATcaaaagaataaaaaacGAATAAATAAACCAAACAGAAATTATgacaaaaataaaaaagatgatgatgatgataataataataatatatatgtagaagaaataaaatgttatgaatatgtattagaacaattaaataatttgaatgtatataattgtaATGAAATAAACGAAAACAATAAATCATTATTAGCATTAGCTAAAACAAAATGTTTGTTTGTAAAATCTATAAGATCATTTCCTGATGAAAATTTGGGTTGTATATTAAATccaaaaaaattaaataagttacaattatatttatataataataatttatttaatgaatTTAATAATGAGAATTTTTCAAGGACTTTAAATTTGAATGAATTGAGAAAAATAGAAAACATTATAAATCCTTGCtattatgaaaatgaaCAAGTGGAtggaaataatataaataaattaaatgatatatctaatataaaagaaatagaaagaaataattacgaatatattaattatgcttataataataatatagataattTGGATGAAAGAAACTATATGTcagaacaaaataattatttaaaaaaaaaattatgtgaaaatttaaaatataaaatagtAACAAATTGTACATccaataaaaatatgtcTGATACAGCATTCCAAATATATCATTCAGAATTAAATCATATTGATgatatttgtttttatatacaatCAAATGAATGGAATAAAAGGACTGAAgaaaat atCAATAGATTAGCACAGACGTCTTTGTATATATCCAAACAAATGACTACAAATTTGgaaaatatgaaattaaTTGAAAATGCTCAAATTAAACAAATagaaaatacaaataa gtttgataattttttgaaGGGTCTCAAAAATGATTTCAGCGAAATTATtcaaattttattaaaaataaaatatcaCCACGAATCAATTACCA AATTTTTGAAAGCCTTTAAAATGATTGTCATGTATCttcttattataatattagtCTTATTCATAACCTCAAGAAGTTACGCATACGGCagtagaaaaaaaattatatcat gtgtttttttttgttacTTAACTGAGCTGTTGTTCAAAAAACTTATTGTTCTTTTcaaaagatatatattattgcatattaatgataatcTTATTAGTTATTCAATTAAAGGAATAAgatat ACATTTGTTATTATTGCTATAAAAGTATTCATTAGCTCCATCATATC TTATAAAGAACCTGCTAAAGTAATTGAAGAAGAACTGAAggttataaaaaaaatcgtggaaaaaaattcacagcaatatcaaaataaaattaagAAAATTGAGAATGggaataataatatcttatataatgatatagATCAAAAAACAA ttagtataataaatttatgGTCATGTTTTAACGATAATATGGATTCCTTgtatgatgatgatgacgattttaatttaagca aTTATAACAGTGATGACCAATCAAGCAGCTCACAAACTTCTTTAGCTAGCGAAAAGTTTACTATAAATGAAATGGATGA ATATAATGATGACCCGATTGGAATGAGGATAAAAACATTACACAGAAAAAATCGAccaatattttttcattatatgCCTTCACCAACCAATATTAAGGCATATACAGAAAATCCTATATCCTTCA CAAATATGATAGAATATAACCACAATGAAATAATGCGAGCCAAAGAAAATCGAATTAATGATGAACTA ATAATAAACGATCATAAAAGTTATGAAACTATAATTCTAGAAAATGATGATCAAAATGAAACAccaaatatatatgatataaataaagatgaaGAAAAGTTAAACAAATATTACTCATTAGATagtttttaa
- a CDS encoding hypothetical protein (conserved Plasmodium protein, unknown function) produces the protein MENRECEIRIFNGTSCCFYRYMHSVKHGVWLVNPAECLKSKGEEKCIARFTKTMGNFYGILQYCVVINSDEYILNARFDIPLLGDNTATSIIGLNIKSEDKQILSQQNYFLVKYSFDNTYNSKFYINIVETDEGHRFIEYHKKKLKKNLLRVLHIRTLEEKEKLRKENMNNNLRINDYNNISNNNINNEDNLTNDKLINNYHRDNDILDILPLSFIINIKNYEWKKRLRKAHKSLYIIIINFTRQTLNLTDSKGMKSVELNEGNWIELPNEKISSLRSCEFGCNSDGMFSSISGFCKYNFMNESCYLNILWDINSVNSKIKCNIKNTSKYTIIKNVELYNECTAVFHILEYYYYPPIKILECRALTNNVINKYNINKDNIDKNINTIYQCSINVIRQFCQYLLNNNTSQENYSNDEEFMNSSNLQKKFVYNDDDDDLKYINNNISPFTKINKNAISVYSKKGNEIISTKKKKNNKTVYYNSKGDIVPDDIYKKEGKKIYNNLHDNDNKNGYSFNEEENEALEEDGDFLNIENLKSSTIQEKNLEILKKRKACSNNMNINRKNIFTNINITCGRDFFCYMHGNNYSNNIPINSYLYICWNIGNVIYRNLYNSSENIIINAHSLLSSHNINDDVILKLKIDENNRRLYPSNLIHSLLMNTESNIYINNEYVILDIILSIFHIISTNLSPIIEKILDAEYGTRWIMDSKIPKSNIWEKSKGKNELDIEGIIHIITTFWIDIFEKRIKNLEIIQNLQKASIFWSNQEIDQFDQDFVKKLIESSSLLLKLFGDYNTAKSIEKLYYNKYSIFNDFCVD, from the coding sequence atgGAAAATCGAGAATGCGaaataagaatatttaaCGGTACTAGCTGTTGTTTTTATAGATACATGCATTCAGTAAAACATGGAGTATGGTTAGTTAATCCTGCTGAGTGTTTAAAAAGTAAAGGAGAAGAAAAATGTATAGCTAGATTTACAAAGACTATGGGTAATTTTTATGGTATATTACAATATTGTGTAGTTATAAATAGtgatgaatatattttgaatgCTCGTTTTGATATACCATTGTTAGGTGATAATACAGCTACATCGATTATTGGTTTGAATATAAAGAGTGAAGataaacaaatattatCACAACAGAACTATTTTTTAGTAAAATATAGTTTTGACAATACATATAATAgtaaattttatattaacattGTTGAAACAGATGAAGGACATCGATTTATTGAATACCATAagaagaaattaaaaaaaaatcttcTTCGTGTATTACATATAAGAACattagaagaaaaagaaaaattacgtaaagaaaatatgaataataatttaagaataaatgattacaataatattagtaataataatattaataatgaagataatttaacaaatgataaattaataaataattatcatcgtgataatgatatattagatatattaccattaagttttattattaatataaaaaattatgaatgGAAAAAAAGACTTAGAAAAGCACATaaatctttatatataataattataaattttacTAGACAAACATTAAATTTAACAGATAGTAAAGGTATGAAATCTGTTGAATTGAATGAAGGGAATTGGATTGAATTACCAAATGAGAAAATATCTTCTTTACGTTCTTGTGAATTTGGATGTAATAGTGATGGTATGTTTTCTAGTATCAGTGgtttttgtaaatataattttatgaatGAATCAtgttatttaaatatattatggGATATTAATAGTGTAAAttcaaaaattaaatgtaatattaaaaatactagtaaatatacaattataaaaaatgtagaattatataatgaatgTACTGCTGTTTTTCATATCTtagaatattattattaccctccaataaaaatattagaaTGCAGAGCTTTAACAAATAAtgttattaataaatataatattaataaagataatattgataaaaatattaatacaaTATATCAATGTAGTATTAATGTTATTAGACAGTTTTGTCAATATCTtcttaataataatacatcTCAAGAAAATTATTCAAATGATGAAGAATTTATGAATTCATCCAATTtgcaaaaaaaatttgtatataatgATGACGATGATgatttaaaatatataaataataacatcTCTCCTTTtacaaaaattaataaaaatgcCATATCTgtatattcaaaaaaagggaatgaaataatttctactaaaaaaaaaaaaaataacaaaactgtttattataatagCAAAGGAGATATTGTTCCAGatgatatttataaaaaagaggggaaaaaaatatataataacttacacgataatgataataaaaatggttattcttttaatgaagaagaaaatgaagCATTAGAAGAGGATGGagattttttaaatatcGAGAATTTAAAGAGTAGTACTatacaagaaaaaaatttagaaattttaaaaaaaagaaaagcATGTTCAaacaatatgaatattaatagaaagaatatatttacaaatattaatataacatGTGGACGtgattttttttgttaCATGCATGGGAATAATTATTCTAATAACATACCTATAaattcttatttatatatatgttggAACATAGgaaatgttatatatagaaatttatataattcgagtgaaaatataataataaatgcTCATAGTTTGTTAAGTAgtcataatattaatgatgatgttatattaaaattgaaaatagatgaaaataatagaAGGCTTTATCCATCAAATCTAATACATAGTTTATTAATGAATACAgaaagtaatatatatataaataatgaatatgtaatattagATATTATTTTAAGTATATTCCATATTATATCAACAAATTTATCACCtattatagaaaaaatattagaTGCAGAATATGGAACTAGATGGATAATGGATAGTAAAATACCAAAAAGCAATATATGGGAAAAATCGAAAggaaaaaatgaattagATATTGAAGGAATTATACATATCATTACAACATTCTGGATAgatatatttgaaaaacgtataaaaaatttagaAATTATTCAAAATTTACAAAAAGCATCTATTTTTTGGTCAAATCAAGAAATAGATCAATTTGATCAGGATTTTGtcaaaaaattaattgaAAGCTCTTCCTTACTTTTAAAGCTCTTCGGAGATTATAACACAGCAAAGAGTATTGAAAAGTTGTATTATAATAAGTATTCTATTTTTAATGACTTTTGCGTGGActaa
- a CDS encoding 6-cysteine protein translates to MFALKISICILLSLVSFLLQCKNTLANVTSEQKVETKLSYNKNEEVVYGHREFKGAVYAFLGYDNCTIQVHKTVNGTEWEKKNDVKISGNSTGTVYSIFTTEEKMILIFKCDNKFYITQCGAGLEWSQPNLINVSDLIGNDTRPAVYSGSLLSMNNDFEKYILVCENHSQNYINVQNEEYMKEIRLLGKCLLSFDEGKTWRSELMNLYSDEGYTKINTLRLSDYGGKILVKGTNAQNLDKTIKSIILLCSNLHDWKLFCGLPTLKFSKDISVENMAHMNTYHLAIVQDKNKLQVAFTYDLFETFDPQYLNIEFNGDSHYFVLANDQMVYLFYRGSDKKINVVKIKTPPRKIGCEITTDNTVNKLYTYTYKHMFNNSISPKTCKVSSSQLKYSSDGLYKLFEVRLPNDVKLTDNCFRYSFLSDLNSKYHTTIIKTKTITKLENYIEVQFQFPTYYTKFLYNYKSAYCVLSNNYRIVVEFDYIRNHIDLDFPFETETVNLYSNDSVKHAFRNNTDESHKHNFPKGTYMTSYFIYEKEYIISNYIENNFSTSFTILTQRKMNANFIAGGEKYIYEGIDLADSSPNYKLSLSSVPASQNVDIFVSKFDNNKTLGFVCPVKSSYDGLNCFDNVYIKNKTLVKIEYLFGGNDIFVVPQRRIYKQEGTAMESLLYLNENNVKKLKDDKSIIHFYCECNVNNKLIKVNYYISPYYDENSIKQEMSKKVEEKPIINKSIPKNENEIIVNNQKVVPLSNEPEEIIQPVVQEKLSTPEPSKAYIYGPNHIFIAIISIIWLCTSSFI, encoded by the coding sequence atgtTTGCGTTAAAAATAAGCATTTGTATACTTTTATCACTTGTTTCATTTTTGTTACAATGTAAGAATACGCTTGCTAATGTAACTTCTGAACAAAAGGTAGAGACAAAATTGAGTTATAATAAGAATGAAGAGGTAGTATATGGACACAGAGAATTTAAAGGAGCTGTTTATGCATTTTTAGGTTATGATAATTGTACAATACAAGTTCATAAAACAGTGAATGGAACAGAAtgggaaaaaaaaaatgatgtaAAAATAAGTGGTAATAGTACTGGTACAGTATATTCAATTTTTACTACTGAAGAGAAGATgatattaatttttaaatgtgataataaattttatataaccCAATGTGGAGCAGGATTAGAATGGTCACAACCAAATCTTATAAATGTATCTGATCTTATTGGTAATGATACTAGACCAGCTGTATATTCTGGTTCATTACTATCTATGAATAATgattttgaaaaatatattttggTTTGTGAAAATCATAGTcagaattatataaatgtacaaaatgaagaatatatGAAGGAAATACGTTTATTAGGTAAATGTTTATTATCTTTCGATGAAGGAAAAACCTGGAGGAGTGAATTGATGAATTTATATAGTGATGAAGGttatacaaaaattaaTACTTTAAGATTATCAGATTATGGAGGTAAAATACTTGTGAAAGGAACTAATGCACAAAATCTTGACAAAACAATAAAATcaataattcttttatgTAGTAATCTTCATGATTGGAAATTATTTTGTGGACTTCCAACCCTAAAATTTAGTAAGGATATTTCAGTAGAAAATATGGCACATATGAATACTTATCATTTAGCCATTGTAcaagataaaaataaattacaAGTTGCCTTTACATATGATTTATTTGAAACATTTGATCCTCAATATTTGAACATCGAATTTAATGGTGATTCtcattattttgttttagCTAATGATCAAATggtatatttattttatcgTGGAAGtgacaaaaaaattaatgtcgtaaaaataaaaacgCCACCAAGGAAAATAGGTTGTGAGATAACTACAGATAATACtgtaaataaattatatacatatacatataaacaTATGTTTAATAATAGCATAAGTCCTAAAACATGTAAAGTCTCATCATCACAATTAAAATATTCGAGTGATggtttatataaattatttgaGGTAAGATTACCAAATGATGTAAAATTAACTGATAATTGTTTTAGATATTCTTTCTTGAGTGATTTAAATAGTAAATATCATACTActataataaaaacaaaaactATTACAAAGttagaaaattatatagaaGTACAATTTCAATTCCCCACTTATTATActaaatttttatataattataaaagtGCCTATTGTGTTCTAAGTAATAATTATAGAATTGTTGTAGAATTTGATTATATACGTAATCATATTGATCTAGATTTCCCTTTTGAAACAGAAACTGTAAATTTATATAGTAATGATAGTGTTAAACATGCTTTTAGAAATAATACAGATGAATCACATAAACATAATTTCCCAAAAGGTACTTATATGACatcttattttatttatgaaaaagaatatattatatctaattatatagaaaataatttttccACTTCCTTTACTATATTAACACAAAGAAAAATGAATGCTAATTTTATTGCTGGTGgtgaaaaatatatttatgaagGTATCGATTTAGCTGATTCTTCACCAAACtataaattatcattaaGTTCTGTTCCAGCTAGCCAAAATGTTGATATCTTTGTATCCAaatttgataataataaaacattagGTTTTGTTTGTCCTGTAAAAAGTAGTTATGATGGATTAAATTGTTTTGataatgtttatattaaaaataaaaccCTTGTCAAGATTGAATACTTATTTGGAGGAAATGATATTTTTGTTGTTCCTCAAAGgagaatatataaacagGAAGGTACAGCTATGGAATctcttttatatttaaatgaaaacaatgtaaagaaattaaaagatGATAAAAGTATTATACATTTCTATTGTGAATGtaatgttaataataaactAATCAAAgttaattattatatatctccatattatgatgaaaataGCATAAAACAAGAAATGAGCAAAAAAGTTGAAGAAAAACctattattaataaaagtataccaaaaaatgaaaatgaaattataGTCAATAATCAAAAGGTTGTTCCTTTATCCAATGAACCTGAGGAAATTATTCAACCAGTCGTTCAAGAAAAATTAAGTACTCCTGAACCTTCAAAGgcttatatatatggacctaaccatatttttattgCAATTATATCTATAATATGGTTGTGTACTTCTTctttcatataa